From Streptomyces qinzhouensis, one genomic window encodes:
- a CDS encoding ArnT family glycosyltransferase: MTTTLPSPDETAPENPTREQAAQDRAPAATAARGRISGPGTTVPDASPPAPTPTTDAAAASAAVTPSASAAVTPSAPAAVPASAPAGARTAFARAAAKSVATRRRTEPRPVVRFRSSRPDLLICFGLLAVIMLVQGWNITGFPALSDDEGTYLSQAWAVQQGEGLAHYTYWYDHPPLGWIQIAGLTYLPSLIWPESMNVATMRPVMLLISAISAVLVYVLARRLFLPRWAAALAMAAFGLSPLSVYFQRELFLDNIAVMWMLLAFCLAASPSRHLWHQFAAGLAGAVSVLSKETMLLVLPALLVTLWTHSHRETRKFVVTGAITSCALIGLSYPLYALLNNELFASPDHVSLFAGIEYQLSRPGSGFILDAGSGSHKTFQAWLYYDPILPLAGVAAAVLLLLVFRWSVTARAIGGPALAVAILTLLAFRPDGYLPAMYVIQALPFLALVLAGAAASIVHMVLHRRRTEPAGDPAAETTETPGAPATMRDRFRKLLGPRHALVAVLAVLAAVATVPAWAEGNRDALTQDDNRHYRAAAAWFENEIDDPANTRVLVDDALWLDLVHDGYTPGTGVFWFYKADLDPAVMKTIPRGWRDIDYIVSTVTVRRDAPTLPTTAAALANSTPVVVFGTGDDRIEIRRINGGKAAPATGGSR, translated from the coding sequence GTGACCACGACCCTGCCCTCCCCGGACGAGACCGCTCCGGAGAACCCGACCCGGGAGCAGGCCGCCCAGGACCGGGCTCCGGCCGCCACCGCCGCCCGAGGCCGGATATCCGGGCCGGGTACGACCGTCCCGGACGCCTCGCCCCCGGCCCCCACCCCGACCACCGACGCCGCCGCCGCGTCCGCTGCCGTGACACCGTCCGCGTCCGCTGCCGTGACACCGTCCGCGCCCGCCGCCGTGCCCGCGTCCGCCCCGGCCGGCGCCCGTACCGCGTTCGCGCGCGCCGCGGCCAAATCCGTCGCCACCCGGCGGCGTACCGAGCCCAGACCGGTCGTACGGTTCCGCTCCTCCCGCCCCGACCTGCTGATCTGCTTCGGTCTGCTGGCCGTCATCATGCTGGTCCAGGGCTGGAACATCACCGGCTTCCCCGCCCTCAGCGACGACGAGGGCACCTATCTCTCCCAGGCCTGGGCCGTGCAGCAGGGCGAGGGCCTCGCCCACTACACGTACTGGTACGACCATCCGCCGCTCGGCTGGATCCAGATCGCGGGGCTCACCTACCTCCCCTCGCTGATCTGGCCCGAGTCGATGAACGTCGCGACCATGCGCCCGGTGATGCTGCTGATCAGCGCGATCAGCGCGGTCCTCGTCTATGTCCTGGCCCGGCGGCTCTTCCTGCCCCGCTGGGCCGCCGCCCTGGCGATGGCCGCCTTCGGGCTCTCGCCGCTCTCCGTCTACTTCCAGCGCGAGCTGTTCCTCGACAACATCGCGGTCATGTGGATGCTGCTGGCGTTCTGCCTCGCCGCCTCCCCGAGCCGCCATCTGTGGCACCAGTTCGCCGCCGGTCTTGCGGGCGCGGTCTCCGTACTGTCCAAGGAGACGATGCTGCTCGTCCTGCCCGCGCTGCTGGTCACGCTCTGGACCCACAGCCATCGCGAGACCCGGAAGTTCGTGGTCACCGGCGCCATCACGTCCTGTGCGCTGATCGGCCTCTCGTACCCGCTCTACGCCCTGCTGAACAACGAGCTGTTCGCCAGCCCGGACCATGTCTCCCTGTTCGCCGGTATCGAGTACCAGCTGAGCAGGCCGGGTTCCGGTTTCATCCTGGACGCCGGCTCCGGCTCCCACAAGACGTTCCAGGCATGGCTCTACTACGATCCGATCCTGCCGCTCGCCGGGGTCGCAGCGGCCGTTCTTTTACTCCTGGTCTTCCGCTGGTCGGTCACCGCGCGGGCCATCGGCGGACCGGCGCTGGCCGTGGCGATCCTGACCCTGCTGGCCTTCCGCCCCGACGGCTATCTGCCCGCGATGTACGTCATCCAGGCACTGCCGTTCCTGGCGCTGGTGCTCGCGGGCGCCGCCGCCAGCATCGTCCACATGGTGCTGCACCGCCGCCGTACCGAACCGGCCGGTGACCCCGCCGCCGAGACGACTGAGACGCCCGGGGCCCCCGCGACGATGCGCGACCGCTTCCGGAAGCTCCTCGGCCCGCGCCATGCGCTGGTCGCCGTCCTCGCCGTCCTGGCCGCCGTCGCCACCGTCCCGGCCTGGGCCGAGGGCAACCGGGACGCCCTCACCCAGGACGACAACCGCCACTACCGCGCCGCCGCCGCCTGGTTCGAGAACGAGATCGACGATCCGGCGAACACCCGCGTCCTGGTCGACGACGCCCTCTGGCTCGATCTGGTCCACGACGGCTACACCCCCGGCACCGGCGTGTTCTGGTTCTACAAGGCCGACCTCGACCCGGCCGTGATGAAGACCATCCCGCGCGGCTGGAGGGACATCGACTACATCGTCTCGACGGTGACCGTCCGCCGCGATGCGCCCACCCTGCCGACCACCGCCGCCGCCCTCGCCAACTCCACCCCGGTCGTGGTGTTCGGCACCGGCGACGACCGGATCGAGATCCGCCGGATCAACGGCGGTAAGGCGGCGCCCGCCACCGGGGGGAGCCGATGA
- a CDS encoding Uma2 family endonuclease has product MSVDAVMHTEFPAGYVVFFGTDRKVIMTPQSFEHSSTIKSMQIDSLSLGRHAKTASDVYLDFPADENSAPDFAILREDAQRQGKRYGFEDVLLIAEVVSVSSARKDYDDCTAKYGRYGIPVYVVVDPYAAEVVVHTQPTGSGYIAAHTHKYGSGKLPIELADGRIYTLDLDELPRPETDAR; this is encoded by the coding sequence ATGAGCGTCGACGCGGTCATGCACACCGAGTTCCCCGCCGGGTACGTGGTCTTCTTCGGTACCGACCGGAAGGTGATCATGACTCCGCAGAGCTTTGAGCACTCCAGCACGATCAAGTCGATGCAGATCGACTCGCTCTCGCTCGGCCGACATGCGAAGACTGCCTCTGACGTGTACCTGGACTTCCCGGCCGACGAGAACTCGGCCCCGGACTTCGCGATCCTGCGGGAGGACGCGCAGCGGCAGGGCAAGCGCTACGGCTTCGAGGACGTGCTGTTGATCGCCGAGGTGGTGTCGGTTTCTTCCGCGCGCAAGGACTACGACGACTGCACCGCGAAGTACGGCCGCTACGGCATCCCGGTCTACGTGGTGGTCGACCCATACGCCGCTGAGGTCGTCGTCCACACCCAGCCCACCGGCTCCGGCTACATCGCCGCCCATACGCACAAGTACGGCTCGGGCAAGCTGCCCATCGAGCTGGCCGACGGGCGGATCTACACCCTCGACCTGGACGAGCTGCCCCGGCCTGAGACGGACGCCCGCTGA
- a CDS encoding glycosyltransferase translates to MLLAVFVVAISLALFGMAVFTLWWQMHAWRTPETLAATSFDRPDGDAGLSFSLLLPARHEQAVLEHTIERLLESSHTNYEIIVIVGHDDPETAAVAERAAARDPLRVRVITDTHEKKNKPKALNTALPHCRGDVVGVFDAEDQVHPELLAHVDHAFTTTGADVVQGGVQLINFHSSWYSLRNCLEYFFWFRSRLHLHAEKGFIPLGGNTVFVRTEVLREADGWDPDCLAEDCDLGVRLSSVGKKVVVAYDSDMVTREETPDTLMSLLKQRTRWNQGFLQVYRKKDWKQLPGRGRRLLARYTLMTPFLQAFSGVVIPLNIGIALFFDVPVGAAMVTFLPAIAAVVTFIFELVGLHDFGKQYGLRVRFVHYLKLIVGGPFYQVLLAGAALRAVWREQRGRNEWELTSHIGAHLQEDRTAAAADRAETREDAHR, encoded by the coding sequence GTGCTGTTAGCGGTGTTTGTCGTGGCCATATCCCTGGCCCTGTTCGGGATGGCGGTCTTTACGCTCTGGTGGCAGATGCACGCCTGGCGGACCCCCGAGACGCTGGCCGCCACCAGCTTCGACCGGCCCGACGGGGACGCCGGGCTCTCGTTCTCGCTGCTGCTGCCCGCCCGCCATGAACAGGCGGTGCTGGAGCACACCATCGAGCGGCTGCTGGAGTCCAGCCACACCAACTACGAGATCATCGTGATCGTCGGGCACGACGACCCGGAGACCGCGGCGGTCGCCGAACGCGCCGCGGCCCGCGATCCGCTCCGGGTCCGGGTGATCACCGATACCCATGAGAAGAAGAACAAGCCGAAGGCGCTCAACACCGCCCTGCCGCACTGCCGCGGCGATGTCGTCGGCGTCTTCGACGCGGAGGACCAGGTCCACCCGGAGCTGCTCGCCCATGTCGACCACGCCTTCACGACCACCGGCGCCGACGTCGTCCAGGGCGGCGTCCAGCTGATCAACTTCCACTCCAGCTGGTACAGCCTGCGCAACTGCCTGGAGTACTTCTTCTGGTTCCGCAGCCGACTGCACCTCCATGCCGAGAAGGGCTTCATCCCGCTCGGCGGCAACACCGTCTTCGTCCGGACCGAGGTCCTGCGCGAGGCGGACGGCTGGGACCCCGACTGCCTCGCCGAGGACTGTGATCTGGGCGTACGGCTCTCCTCCGTCGGCAAGAAGGTCGTCGTCGCGTACGACAGCGACATGGTCACCCGCGAGGAGACCCCCGACACGCTGATGAGCCTGCTCAAGCAGCGCACCCGCTGGAACCAGGGCTTCCTCCAGGTCTACCGGAAGAAGGACTGGAAGCAACTGCCCGGCCGGGGCCGCAGGCTGCTCGCCCGCTACACCCTGATGACGCCGTTCCTCCAGGCCTTCTCCGGTGTGGTCATTCCGCTCAACATCGGCATCGCGCTCTTCTTCGACGTCCCGGTCGGCGCGGCCATGGTGACCTTCCTCCCGGCGATCGCGGCCGTGGTGACCTTCATCTTCGAACTCGTCGGACTGCACGACTTCGGGAAGCAGTACGGCCTGCGGGTGCGCTTCGTCCACTACCTCAAGCTCATCGTGGGCGGCCCCTTCTACCAGGTCCTGCTCGCCGGTGCGGCACTGCGGGCGGTCTGGCGGGAGCAGCGCGGACGGAACGAGTGGGAGCTGACCAGCCATATCGGCGCCCATCTCCAGGAAGACCGGACCGCCGCCGCCGCCGACCGCGCCGAGACCCGAGAGGACGCCCACCGGTGA
- a CDS encoding FG-GAP repeat domain-containing protein, with the protein MRTPKKAVIGAALLPALTLTLGAVGTGLATEVVLASPAAAADRAWDKPQPLTGVDASAADKVVITPNGTAVAVWTRGKFGRGQEVWSAVRTASASAWSKPVRIAGDQEMVSDLSVASGRDGAVVVTWHRLAQGWDNHLLSSLLPGAAEWSQPVSVPGVALGRDLVLLARPDGGFTAAWYGLPADEEKGVFTAELPALGGTWSKPSRVTTGTTYELRAAIAADGAVTLAWQDRLGDRGSLRVSTRAAGTDAWSESLEVDTGKWVPTDVSVQTSPSGATLLSWNDSLEQKYKYRPAGSASWGTTEQAPSGSEGWKATSLLLEPDGRVTVVWPDYPRALTSTRALNGIWSQPRPLGDIGSADFWTPSVGRDGTFVAMGSVVRLSEPDELWAVTRSDGVWGKPVLVGRGDIRDGGTVGALTNGRGVGLWTQEIGGTLYETGVNQVWTATTGNPRPSTTTAERRDMVGDDGMPDLYARRPGGSLVVYEGNTSGTLRDPVDGGAWPATSTLIPFGDLNGDRANDTLVVDAAGELWRHQPPRGTPVTAKSPHWRIGSGWKGFDGLTYSGDFNADGLPDLVARQTATGDLYLFAGTKAGKLTRTGRIGTGWKGLKIVGAGDLNGDRRADLIARTAKGDLYRYYGTGKGTISSGTKIGSGWGGMADFVGIGDLTGDGKDDVLGRTTTGALYRYAGNGAGNIGSGVKIGSGWHTFTGIG; encoded by the coding sequence TTGCGTACGCCCAAGAAGGCTGTCATCGGCGCGGCTCTGCTGCCGGCGCTCACGCTGACCCTGGGGGCCGTCGGCACGGGCCTGGCGACCGAGGTCGTCCTGGCCTCGCCCGCCGCCGCGGCCGACCGCGCCTGGGACAAGCCGCAGCCGCTCACCGGAGTCGACGCCTCCGCGGCCGACAAGGTCGTGATCACCCCGAACGGCACGGCCGTCGCGGTGTGGACCCGGGGCAAGTTCGGCAGGGGCCAGGAGGTCTGGAGCGCCGTCCGGACCGCGAGCGCGAGTGCGTGGAGCAAGCCGGTGCGTATCGCCGGTGACCAGGAGATGGTGAGCGACCTGTCGGTCGCGTCCGGCCGGGACGGGGCGGTCGTCGTCACCTGGCACCGGCTGGCTCAGGGCTGGGACAACCATCTGCTGTCGTCCCTCCTTCCCGGTGCGGCGGAGTGGTCGCAGCCGGTTTCCGTACCCGGTGTCGCCCTCGGGCGGGATCTCGTCCTGCTGGCCCGGCCGGACGGCGGCTTCACCGCCGCCTGGTACGGACTGCCCGCTGACGAGGAGAAAGGCGTCTTCACCGCGGAGCTCCCGGCGCTCGGAGGCACCTGGTCGAAGCCGTCCCGTGTCACTACCGGCACTACCTACGAGCTGCGGGCGGCCATAGCCGCCGACGGTGCGGTGACCCTCGCCTGGCAGGACCGGCTCGGGGACCGGGGGTCGTTGCGGGTGTCGACCCGCGCGGCGGGCACGGACGCCTGGAGCGAATCGCTGGAGGTCGACACCGGCAAGTGGGTCCCGACCGATGTGTCCGTCCAGACGTCCCCGAGCGGCGCCACCCTCCTCAGCTGGAACGATTCCCTCGAACAGAAGTACAAGTACCGGCCCGCCGGAAGCGCGTCGTGGGGCACGACCGAACAGGCACCCTCCGGCTCCGAGGGGTGGAAGGCCACGTCCCTGCTGCTCGAGCCCGACGGGCGGGTCACCGTCGTATGGCCCGACTACCCCCGGGCCCTGACCTCCACCCGTGCGCTGAACGGCATCTGGTCGCAGCCCCGGCCGCTGGGAGACATCGGGTCGGCGGACTTCTGGACGCCGAGCGTCGGGCGGGACGGCACCTTCGTGGCGATGGGCTCCGTGGTGAGGCTCTCGGAGCCGGACGAGCTCTGGGCCGTGACCCGCTCCGACGGCGTCTGGGGCAAGCCCGTACTCGTCGGCCGGGGCGACATCCGCGACGGGGGCACGGTCGGCGCGCTGACGAACGGCCGCGGCGTGGGCCTGTGGACCCAGGAGATCGGCGGGACACTGTACGAGACCGGGGTCAACCAGGTGTGGACCGCCACCACCGGCAATCCCAGGCCCAGCACGACGACGGCCGAGCGCCGCGACATGGTCGGCGACGACGGGATGCCCGACCTGTACGCGCGCAGGCCCGGCGGTTCGCTCGTCGTGTACGAGGGCAACACCTCCGGCACGCTCCGCGACCCGGTCGACGGCGGTGCCTGGCCGGCCACTTCGACCCTGATTCCGTTCGGCGACCTCAACGGGGACCGCGCCAACGACACTCTGGTCGTCGACGCGGCCGGTGAGCTCTGGCGCCACCAGCCCCCGCGCGGCACCCCGGTCACGGCCAAGTCGCCGCACTGGCGGATCGGCAGCGGCTGGAAGGGGTTCGACGGCCTCACATACTCCGGTGACTTCAACGCCGACGGTCTGCCGGACCTGGTGGCCCGGCAGACCGCGACCGGTGACCTGTACCTGTTCGCCGGTACGAAGGCGGGGAAGCTGACCCGCACCGGCCGGATCGGCACCGGCTGGAAGGGACTGAAGATCGTCGGCGCGGGCGACCTCAACGGCGACCGGCGCGCCGACCTCATCGCCCGTACGGCCAAGGGCGACCTCTACCGCTACTACGGCACCGGCAAGGGCACCATCTCCTCCGGCACGAAGATCGGCTCCGGCTGGGGCGGCATGGCCGACTTCGTCGGCATCGGCGACCTCACCGGAGACGGTAAGGACGACGTCCTCGGCCGCACCACCACCGGCGCCCTCTACCGCTACGCGGGCAACGGCGCCGGAAACATCGGCTCGGGCGTGAAGATCGGCTCGGGTTGGCACACCTTCACCGGCATCGGCTGA
- a CDS encoding PIN domain-containing protein produces MKEHPARSLVLDSEALSLLLRNDRRMAARIEASRQAGVPVLVSALTIVEAVQGKTDLARLKWVLSRLRVEPVSQEDSLTAVTLLRDAGGLHGHKYAIDALVAALALRAPAPVIVLTSDRGDWSKLCGSRVIIREV; encoded by the coding sequence GTGAAGGAGCACCCCGCCCGCTCCCTGGTGCTCGACTCCGAAGCGCTCTCCCTGCTCTTGCGCAATGACCGGAGGATGGCAGCTCGCATCGAGGCATCCCGGCAGGCCGGGGTTCCCGTCCTCGTGTCCGCGCTGACCATTGTCGAAGCCGTACAGGGGAAGACCGATCTTGCGCGCTTGAAGTGGGTGCTCTCCCGGCTGCGGGTGGAACCGGTCAGCCAGGAGGACTCCCTGACCGCGGTGACGCTGCTTCGGGACGCAGGCGGGCTGCACGGACACAAGTACGCGATCGACGCCCTGGTCGCCGCGCTCGCGCTCCGCGCACCGGCCCCCGTGATCGTCCTGACCTCCGATCGCGGCGACTGGTCGAAGCTCTGCGGGAGCCGCGTCATCATCAGAGAGGTATGA
- a CDS encoding Uma2 family endonuclease, translating into MTAEMVAPAWMHTQISAEQYDSWSEEQCAGIEIVDGMVVVSPSASKRHNRPARILANALDAAAGPDWNADTDFDVRLQDVPLTNRRPDVAVYRADTIDLAPTRPEHLLLVVEVVSPGSETTDRIVKVDQYAKAGIPFYWRIEQAATGVPIIYTYVLDPATKTYRDGEMFTGVIKAAAPFPVAVDLGLV; encoded by the coding sequence ATGACCGCCGAGATGGTGGCGCCCGCCTGGATGCATACGCAGATCAGCGCGGAGCAGTACGACTCCTGGTCCGAGGAGCAGTGTGCCGGGATCGAGATCGTGGACGGGATGGTCGTCGTGAGCCCGAGCGCCTCCAAGCGGCACAATCGACCGGCCCGGATCCTGGCCAATGCCCTGGACGCCGCGGCAGGCCCGGACTGGAACGCCGACACGGACTTCGATGTCCGCCTGCAGGATGTTCCCCTCACCAACCGCCGCCCGGACGTCGCCGTCTACCGGGCGGACACCATCGACCTCGCACCCACCCGCCCCGAACACCTGCTCCTGGTCGTCGAGGTCGTGTCGCCCGGCTCGGAGACCACCGACCGGATCGTGAAGGTGGACCAGTACGCCAAGGCCGGCATCCCCTTCTACTGGCGGATCGAACAGGCCGCCACCGGTGTCCCGATCATCTACACCTACGTACTCGATCCCGCCACCAAGACCTACCGGGACGGCGAGATGTTCACCGGCGTGATCAAGGCCGCCGCCCCCTTCCCCGTCGCTGTGGACCTGGGACTCGTCTGA
- a CDS encoding CBS domain-containing protein — protein MTDSTVNDGTEDSSGRASYLFEGRRVRVSDLIDAGLLVPDSPLIFRRRRSGHEHHARVTADGRIALSNGRQFRTPSQAAAAATGRGPFDGWTAWELADGTPLDELRQNLLDTVAEQPSSGDSTADAPAGRHDRLKDARRQADAGTPVTVTVRDLLGWWGAARRGYLVSARVAAELANHGLSTLPDFADVGFDDRVTLTGPTVDTEEEQGAPTQPEPETAQEAATQELVGSLPTELRLTGAPPPVLDGEGDEEEDEDDEPVQRQTVGNLPSALKGVESLTSSASFEEAFTKMQLNGFSQLPVLDGPRNLRGAVTWESIALARHTDPQAPFSKAVVKAHAVSYADHLIDVLPLLEQFGFLLVKDQTNKVAGIITVADVAAEYGATARPFLLIGDLDRQLRRIIARELNLAEVIALCDPDGRRKLTSCDQLGYGDYQTVLSNQQQWDRLGWPLDRKSFAARLNGLREIRNELMHFNDKDKAGDAAIPLIRNMVDLLRQYGS, from the coding sequence ATGACGGATTCCACGGTGAACGACGGTACGGAGGATTCTTCCGGGCGGGCCTCCTACTTGTTCGAGGGACGACGGGTACGGGTCTCGGACCTGATCGACGCGGGACTGCTGGTACCAGATTCTCCGCTCATCTTCCGGCGCAGGCGGTCGGGGCATGAACATCACGCCCGGGTGACCGCGGACGGCAGGATTGCACTGAGCAACGGGCGACAGTTCAGGACCCCTTCCCAGGCTGCCGCCGCGGCAACGGGACGGGGACCCTTCGACGGGTGGACCGCCTGGGAACTGGCCGACGGCACCCCGCTGGACGAGTTGCGCCAGAACCTGCTGGACACGGTCGCGGAGCAGCCGTCCTCCGGCGACTCGACGGCGGACGCCCCGGCTGGTCGGCACGACCGGCTGAAGGACGCTCGGAGGCAGGCCGACGCGGGCACTCCAGTCACCGTCACCGTTCGTGACCTGTTGGGCTGGTGGGGAGCGGCCAGGCGCGGCTATCTGGTCAGTGCGCGGGTCGCTGCCGAGCTGGCCAACCACGGTCTCTCGACCCTGCCCGACTTCGCGGACGTGGGTTTCGACGACCGGGTAACCCTGACGGGGCCGACCGTGGACACCGAGGAAGAGCAGGGGGCGCCCACCCAGCCGGAGCCGGAGACCGCGCAAGAAGCAGCGACGCAGGAACTGGTGGGCTCGTTGCCCACAGAGCTGCGACTGACCGGCGCACCGCCGCCTGTCCTCGACGGCGAAGGGGACGAGGAAGAGGACGAGGACGACGAGCCGGTCCAGCGGCAGACCGTGGGCAACCTGCCCTCGGCACTCAAGGGGGTGGAGTCGCTCACCTCCTCGGCGAGCTTCGAAGAGGCGTTCACCAAAATGCAGCTCAACGGGTTCTCCCAACTGCCGGTGCTGGATGGGCCGCGGAATCTCCGCGGGGCCGTCACCTGGGAATCCATCGCGCTTGCCCGTCACACCGATCCCCAAGCCCCCTTCTCGAAGGCCGTCGTCAAAGCGCACGCCGTCAGCTATGCCGACCACCTGATCGACGTCCTGCCCTTGCTCGAACAGTTCGGGTTCCTCCTGGTCAAGGATCAGACGAACAAGGTCGCTGGAATCATCACCGTCGCCGACGTTGCCGCCGAATACGGTGCCACGGCCAGGCCGTTCCTCCTCATCGGCGACCTCGACCGGCAGCTGCGCCGGATCATCGCGCGGGAGCTGAATCTGGCAGAGGTGATCGCTCTCTGTGACCCGGACGGACGACGCAAGCTCACCTCCTGCGACCAACTGGGGTACGGCGACTACCAGACGGTGCTGAGCAATCAGCAGCAGTGGGACCGGCTGGGCTGGCCGCTCGACCGCAAGTCCTTCGCGGCCCGCCTCAACGGACTCCGCGAGATCCGCAACGAACTGATGCACTTCAACGACAAGGACAAGGCCGGCGACGCGGCGATACCGCTGATCCGCAACATGGTCGACCTGCTGCGTCAGTACGGAAGCTGA
- a CDS encoding thioredoxin domain-containing protein, giving the protein MPNRLANETSPYLLQHADNPVDWWPWAPEAFEEARRRDVPVLLSVGYSSCHWCHVMAHESFEDEATAAYLNEHFVPVKVDREERPDVDAVYMEAVQAATGQGGWPMTVFLTADGEPFYFGTYFPPEPRHGMASFRQVLEGVTAAWRDRRDEVGEVAAKITRDLAARAPVHGGEGLPGEDELAQALLGLTRDYDERYGGFAGAPKFPPSMVLEFLLRHYARTGARGALDMAAGTCEAMARGGLYDQLGGGFARYSVDREWTVPHFEKMLYDNALLCRVYAHLWRADGSPLARRIALETADFLVRELRTAEGGFASALDADSHDPAGEHAEGAFYVWTPDQLTEALGATDGRRAAAIYGVTDEGTFERGASVLRLPGEDDPALRARLFEVRERRPRPERDDKVVAAWNGLAIAALAETGAYFDRPDLVERATEAADLLVRVHLGDGARLTRTSKDGVASANAGVLEDYANVAEGFIALAGVTGEGVWLDFAGVLLDLVIDLFAGENGTLYDTAHDAERLIRRPQDPTDNATPAGWTAAAGALLSYAAHTGSEPHRTAAERALGVVKALGPRVPRFTGWGLAVAEALLDGPREIAVVGLDGDPAARALHRTALIATAPGAVVAAGAPDGDEFPLLKDRPLVNGEAAAYVCRGFTCRTPTTDPAELAAELAGAPGAG; this is encoded by the coding sequence ATGCCGAACCGCCTCGCGAACGAGACCTCGCCCTACCTGCTGCAGCACGCCGACAACCCCGTCGACTGGTGGCCGTGGGCCCCGGAGGCGTTCGAGGAGGCCCGGCGGCGGGACGTTCCCGTCCTGCTCAGCGTCGGCTACTCCAGTTGTCACTGGTGCCATGTCATGGCCCACGAGTCCTTCGAGGACGAGGCCACCGCCGCGTATCTCAACGAGCACTTCGTTCCGGTGAAGGTCGACCGGGAGGAGCGGCCCGATGTGGACGCCGTCTATATGGAGGCGGTGCAGGCGGCGACCGGGCAGGGCGGGTGGCCGATGACGGTCTTCCTGACCGCCGACGGGGAGCCGTTCTACTTCGGCACCTACTTCCCGCCCGAGCCGCGACACGGCATGGCGTCGTTCCGGCAGGTTCTGGAGGGTGTCACGGCCGCCTGGCGGGACCGGCGGGACGAGGTCGGGGAGGTGGCCGCGAAGATCACCCGTGATCTGGCGGCGCGGGCACCGGTGCACGGCGGGGAGGGGCTGCCCGGCGAGGACGAACTGGCGCAGGCCCTGCTCGGGCTGACCAGGGATTACGACGAGCGGTACGGCGGCTTCGCCGGCGCGCCCAAGTTCCCGCCGTCCATGGTGCTGGAGTTCCTGCTGCGGCACTACGCCAGGACGGGGGCCCGCGGCGCCCTCGACATGGCCGCCGGCACCTGTGAGGCGATGGCCAGGGGCGGGCTGTACGACCAGCTCGGCGGCGGTTTCGCGCGCTACTCCGTCGACCGCGAGTGGACCGTGCCCCACTTCGAGAAGATGCTGTACGACAACGCCCTGCTGTGCCGTGTCTACGCCCACCTCTGGCGGGCCGACGGCTCCCCGCTCGCCCGCCGGATCGCCCTGGAGACCGCCGACTTCCTCGTCCGCGAACTGCGCACCGCCGAGGGCGGTTTCGCCTCGGCGCTGGACGCCGACAGTCATGACCCGGCCGGGGAGCACGCCGAGGGCGCGTTCTACGTCTGGACGCCGGACCAGCTGACCGAGGCGCTCGGCGCGACGGACGGCCGCCGGGCCGCCGCGATCTACGGGGTCACCGACGAGGGCACCTTCGAGCGGGGCGCGTCCGTGCTGCGACTGCCCGGCGAGGACGATCCGGCGCTGCGCGCCCGGCTGTTCGAGGTGCGGGAGCGGCGGCCCCGGCCCGAGCGGGACGACAAGGTCGTCGCCGCCTGGAACGGGCTGGCGATCGCCGCGCTCGCCGAGACCGGTGCCTACTTCGACCGGCCGGATCTCGTGGAGCGGGCCACCGAGGCGGCCGATCTGCTGGTACGGGTGCATCTCGGCGACGGCGCCCGGCTGACCCGTACCTCCAAGGACGGTGTCGCGAGCGCCAACGCCGGGGTTCTCGAGGACTACGCGAATGTCGCCGAGGGCTTCATCGCGCTGGCGGGCGTCACCGGCGAGGGCGTCTGGCTGGACTTCGCGGGCGTACTGCTCGACCTGGTGATCGATCTGTTCGCCGGCGAGAACGGCACTCTGTACGACACCGCGCACGACGCCGAGCGGCTGATCCGGCGGCCGCAGGACCCCACGGACAACGCCACCCCCGCCGGCTGGACCGCCGCCGCCGGGGCGCTGCTGTCGTACGCGGCGCACACCGGCTCCGAGCCCCATCGCACCGCCGCCGAACGGGCCCTGGGCGTGGTGAAGGCGCTCGGACCCCGGGTGCCGCGGTTCACCGGCTGGGGGCTCGCGGTGGCCGAGGCGCTGCTCGACGGCCCCCGTGAGATCGCGGTCGTCGGCCTCGACGGCGATCCGGCGGCCCGCGCCCTGCACCGTACGGCCCTGATCGCGACGGCCCCCGGCGCGGTCGTCGCCGCCGGGGCGCCGGACGGCGACGAGTTCCCGCTGCTGAAGGACCGTCCGCTGGTGAACGGCGAGGCGGCGGCGTACGTCTGCCGGGGCTTCACCTGCCGTACGCCCACCACGGATCCGGCGGAGCTCGCCGCGGAGTTGGCGGGGGCACCAGGGGCCGGATAG